A stretch of the uncultured Cohaesibacter sp. genome encodes the following:
- a CDS encoding RluA family pseudouridine synthase, which produces MATIQFRDVTGEEDGMRLDRWFKEHYPGLSFGQLQKLLRTGQVRVDGKRVKTNVRLMKDQQVRIPPLATDEKSTNAAPKRAMPRVDDRDEDFLKSILLYEDKDIYVFNKPAGLAVQGGSGMSRHVDGMLESLRDKHGQKPRLVHRLDRDTSGVLVVARRRSVATALTKAFRERSTQKTYWALVRGVPKPKQARVSTYVAKYQAEDGDRMRIARHGDDGAQHAVTHYSVVEQSGQKLSWLTLKPVTGRTHQLRVHTAYMECPIIGDPKYFNVENWELPGGIQNKLHLHARRIRIPHPQGGILDVTAPLPQHMQQSWNLLGFDVSSYDPDIEDELGNEG; this is translated from the coding sequence ATGGCGACCATACAATTTCGAGACGTGACAGGGGAAGAAGACGGGATGCGTCTGGACCGCTGGTTCAAGGAGCATTATCCGGGTCTGTCCTTTGGCCAGTTGCAGAAGCTGCTGCGTACCGGACAGGTGCGCGTGGACGGCAAGCGCGTCAAGACCAATGTGCGCCTCATGAAAGACCAGCAGGTCCGCATTCCACCTTTGGCGACCGATGAAAAATCCACCAATGCCGCACCGAAGCGGGCCATGCCCCGGGTTGATGACCGGGACGAGGATTTCCTCAAGTCGATCCTGCTTTATGAAGACAAGGATATTTATGTCTTCAACAAGCCCGCAGGTCTGGCCGTGCAGGGCGGGTCTGGCATGAGCCGCCATGTGGACGGGATGCTGGAATCCCTGCGTGACAAGCATGGCCAGAAGCCGCGTCTGGTCCATCGCCTCGACCGGGATACATCCGGTGTCTTGGTCGTTGCGCGCAGGCGTTCGGTCGCGACTGCCCTGACCAAGGCCTTCCGGGAGCGCTCGACGCAGAAAACCTATTGGGCTCTGGTGCGCGGTGTGCCCAAGCCCAAGCAGGCGCGTGTGTCGACCTATGTGGCGAAATATCAGGCTGAAGACGGGGACCGGATGCGGATTGCCCGCCATGGTGATGACGGCGCACAACATGCGGTGACCCATTATTCGGTGGTGGAGCAGTCCGGACAGAAATTGTCCTGGTTGACCCTCAAACCCGTGACGGGCCGGACCCACCAGCTGCGTGTCCATACCGCCTATATGGAATGTCCGATCATCGGGGATCCGAAATATTTTAATGTCGAGAATTGGGAACTGCCCGGCGGTATTCAGAACAAGCTGCATCTGCATGCGCGACGGATTCGCATTCCGCATCCGCAAGGCGGCATACTGGATGTGACCGCGCCATTGCCGCAGCATATGCAGCAGAGCTGGAACTTGCTCGGATTTGACGTCTCCAGCTATGATCCGGACATTGAGGATGAATTGGGTAACGAGGGTTGA
- a CDS encoding HAD-IA family hydrolase encodes MSLKLFIFDCDGTIVDSAHTIVEGMDHAYRLHDLPPPGDGATQSIIGLSLPQAIERLSPGIEIGARDLLVNSYKDFVIAKRESGEAIEHLYSGAKDVIEGLAEEDDYLLGIATGKAYRGVLHLFDSFGWHDHFVTVQTADRAPSKPNPGMILQAIAETGVMPEDTVMIGDTSYDIEMAVNAGVRGVGVTWGYHPASELRAAGAHHLVDDYAALDQLLRAL; translated from the coding sequence ATGAGCCTCAAGCTGTTTATCTTTGACTGTGACGGAACCATCGTCGACAGCGCGCATACCATTGTCGAAGGCATGGATCACGCTTACCGGCTGCATGACTTGCCGCCACCAGGCGACGGAGCAACCCAGTCAATCATCGGTCTGTCTCTGCCACAGGCGATTGAACGGCTGTCGCCGGGGATCGAGATCGGGGCGCGCGATCTGCTGGTCAATAGCTACAAGGACTTTGTCATTGCAAAACGCGAAAGCGGCGAAGCGATCGAGCATCTCTATAGTGGCGCGAAGGACGTGATCGAGGGGCTGGCCGAGGAAGACGACTATCTTTTGGGCATCGCGACGGGCAAGGCCTATCGCGGGGTGCTGCATTTGTTTGACAGCTTTGGCTGGCATGACCATTTCGTCACCGTTCAGACCGCTGACCGCGCACCATCCAAACCCAATCCGGGCATGATTTTGCAGGCCATCGCCGAGACCGGTGTGATGCCTGAGGATACGGTGATGATTGGCGACACCAGCTATGATATTGAAATGGCTGTCAATGCTGGTGTGCGCGGAGTGGGGGTCACGTGGGGCTACCATCCGGCATCCGAATTGCGGGCAGCCGGTGCGCACCATCTGGTGGATGATTATGCCGCGCTTGATCAGCTGTTGCGGGCGCTCTGA
- a CDS encoding replication-associated recombination protein A — MRPLADLLRPRHLSEVVGQDHLVGDDGTLTRMLKSGSLGCLILWGPPGTGKTTVARLLADGTDLHFEQISAIFSGVADLKKVFEAARERRRMGKTTLLFVDEIHRFNKAQQDSFLPVMEDGTVVLVGATTENPSFELNAALLSRSQVLTFKSLDDEAIGQLLVRAEEALGKPLPLDDEARGALVRMADGDGRSSLTLAQEVWRAAHEGEVFSAEQLGSILQRRAPIYDKSADGHYNLISAFHKSIRGSDPDAALYYMCRMLDAGEDPLYILRRMTVMASEDVGLADPNAVVMAMACREAFQLIGAPEGHYALAELAIYLATAPKSNKGYLAYHAAMKAAKKEGSLPPPKHILNAPTKLMASEGYGDGYRYDHDEPDAFSGQDYFPTEMGRKSFYQPVERGFERDLRKRLDYWSRLRMERNK; from the coding sequence ATGCGCCCTCTGGCTGATCTGTTGCGGCCCCGGCATTTGTCCGAGGTGGTGGGGCAGGATCATCTGGTGGGTGACGACGGCACCTTGACCCGGATGCTGAAGAGCGGTTCGCTGGGCTGTCTTATCCTCTGGGGGCCGCCGGGGACCGGAAAGACCACCGTTGCGCGTCTGTTGGCCGACGGGACGGATCTGCATTTTGAACAGATTTCGGCGATTTTCTCAGGTGTCGCAGATCTGAAGAAGGTGTTTGAAGCAGCTCGTGAGCGCCGAAGGATGGGCAAGACGACCCTGTTGTTTGTCGACGAGATCCATCGGTTCAACAAGGCCCAGCAGGACAGTTTTCTGCCTGTCATGGAAGATGGCACGGTGGTGTTGGTTGGTGCGACAACGGAAAATCCGTCCTTTGAGCTGAATGCAGCGCTTTTGTCCCGGTCGCAGGTTCTGACTTTCAAGAGCCTTGATGATGAGGCGATTGGTCAGTTGCTGGTGCGGGCCGAGGAAGCCCTCGGCAAGCCTTTGCCGCTCGATGACGAGGCGCGTGGCGCATTGGTCAGGATGGCGGATGGGGACGGGCGGTCTTCTCTGACGCTGGCGCAGGAAGTGTGGCGGGCAGCTCACGAAGGTGAAGTCTTTTCTGCCGAGCAGTTGGGATCCATCCTGCAACGGCGTGCACCGATCTATGACAAGTCCGCAGACGGGCATTACAATCTGATTTCTGCCTTTCACAAGTCAATCCGTGGCTCCGACCCTGATGCGGCACTTTACTATATGTGTCGGATGCTCGATGCCGGGGAAGATCCGCTCTATATCCTGCGACGTATGACGGTTATGGCGTCCGAGGATGTGGGGCTGGCGGATCCGAATGCGGTTGTAATGGCGATGGCGTGCCGCGAGGCCTTCCAGTTGATCGGGGCACCGGAAGGACATTATGCCTTGGCGGAACTGGCAATCTATTTGGCGACGGCACCGAAGTCGAATAAGGGCTATCTGGCCTATCATGCCGCTATGAAAGCGGCAAAGAAAGAAGGCTCCCTGCCACCGCCCAAGCATATTCTTAATGCGCCAACCAAGCTGATGGCCTCTGAAGGTTATGGAGACGGCTATCGCTATGATCATGATGAGCCGGATGCTTTCTCCGGTCAGGACTATTTCCCCACGGAAATGGGGCGGAAAAGCTTTTATCAACCGGTGGAGCGCGGCTTTGAACGTGACTTGCGCAAGCGGTTGGACTATTGGTCCCGTCTAAGAATGGAACGGAACAAATGA
- the crcB gene encoding fluoride efflux transporter CrcB produces the protein MNHFLLVALGGAAGASMRHLVGMIALRTFGSSFPYGTLICNVAGSFLMGLLIELLALRFQASTEVRLLLTTGLLGGFTTFSTFSLDVVLLTERGQMGMALFYVALSLAGAIVALFAGLSVARALV, from the coding sequence ATGAATCACTTTCTCCTTGTCGCGCTTGGCGGGGCTGCTGGTGCCAGCATGCGCCACCTTGTCGGTATGATCGCTTTGCGCACCTTTGGCAGCAGTTTTCCCTACGGCACGCTGATCTGCAATGTTGCGGGGTCTTTCCTGATGGGCCTGCTGATTGAGCTTTTGGCGCTGCGTTTTCAGGCCAGCACCGAGGTTCGGCTGCTGCTGACAACGGGCCTGTTGGGCGGTTTTACCACCTTTTCCACCTTTTCCCTTGATGTCGTGCTGCTGACAGAGCGCGGGCAGATGGGTATGGCCCTTTTTTATGTTGCATTGTCCCTTGCCGGGGCTATTGTGGCGCTCTTTGCAGGGCTGAGCGTGGCACGGGCGCTGGTATAG
- a CDS encoding ATP12 family protein, whose translation MSDKEKNSDPEAVQALFGDFVPGQQDSTTNPMMRAKEVMKTPLPKRFYKAVTVGRDDEGGHRVLLDERPIRSPAKHKVCVPCEAMALALAAEWDAQTDRIDPATMPLTRLVNSTIDGVEAAREAMLDEIVSYLSHDFICYPATHPERLVDRQQKHWQPVLKWVEGPLGGRFVQATGIMAVEQSPVMGQALRAQWQGLDRFELAALHTIMTITGSALLPYAFWKGFLSADATWAAAMVDEDWNIEMWGEDEEATKRRVFRRADFDAAILVLESLRG comes from the coding sequence ATGTCGGACAAGGAAAAAAACTCCGATCCTGAAGCGGTTCAGGCGCTGTTTGGAGACTTTGTGCCGGGACAACAGGATAGCACCACCAATCCGATGATGCGGGCAAAGGAAGTGATGAAAACGCCTTTGCCCAAGCGCTTTTACAAAGCTGTGACGGTTGGCCGGGATGACGAGGGCGGTCATCGGGTGTTGCTCGATGAGCGGCCGATCCGCAGCCCCGCAAAACATAAGGTATGTGTGCCGTGTGAGGCGATGGCTTTGGCGCTGGCGGCGGAATGGGACGCGCAGACGGACAGGATTGACCCTGCGACCATGCCCCTGACCCGTCTGGTCAATTCCACCATAGATGGGGTGGAGGCCGCTCGTGAGGCGATGCTTGACGAGATCGTCTCCTATCTCTCTCATGACTTTATCTGTTACCCGGCAACCCATCCAGAACGGCTGGTCGATCGGCAACAAAAGCACTGGCAGCCAGTGCTGAAATGGGTCGAGGGGCCACTTGGGGGCCGTTTCGTGCAGGCAACCGGCATTATGGCTGTGGAGCAGAGCCCGGTAATGGGGCAGGCCTTGCGCGCCCAATGGCAAGGGCTTGATCGATTTGAGCTGGCAGCTCTGCACACGATCATGACGATCACCGGTTCGGCGCTGTTGCCTTATGCCTTCTGGAAAGGCTTTTTGAGCGCGGATGCCACATGGGCTGCGGCAATGGTCGACGAAGACTGGAATATCGAAATGTGGGGCGAGGATGAGGAGGCCACCAAACGGCGTGTCTTCCGCCGTGCCGATTTTGATGCGGCAATTTTGGTGCTGGAAAGTTTGCGGGGCTGA